The proteins below come from a single Aegilops tauschii subsp. strangulata cultivar AL8/78 chromosome 6, Aet v6.0, whole genome shotgun sequence genomic window:
- the LOC109749769 gene encoding BTB/POZ and MATH domain-containing protein 1-like, translating to MSPSGSASSIVADTTEGYHFLTIRDYSRTKGVPTGERIGSLPFTVGGHCWRIYYFPNGVRSEVADYVSFSLELDEDVPATVKAQVKICFAGEEEEAEQAASLALASVDEFTSQKCRQYEKFIKREILENSRHLKNDSLSIRCDIAVIHGYRGVDGTTAFICVLPCDVRQNLGKYIETNKRTHEVFEVGTEIIAVHYCVLVACWACSPVLEAELYGAIKEDNTAAAGVVHVEGMEVEVFKALLDFAYTGRLPQTSKEDDEVMCQRLLVAADRYGIVQLKLLCEEWMCKYIDVGTAATILALAEQNHCEGLRKACFDFLAAPGN from the coding sequence ATGTCACCGTCGGGATCTGCATCCTCCATCGTCGCGGACACAACGGAAGGGTACCACTTTCTCACGATCCGCGACTACTCCCGTACGAAGGGCGTCCCCACCGGAGAGCGGATCGGTTCTCTTCCCTTCACAGTTGGTGGCCACTGCTGGCGCATCTACTACTTCCCCAACGGTGTACGCTCGGAGGTCGCGGATTACGTGTCCTTCTCCCTCGAGCTAGATGAAGATGTCCCGGCTACGGTGAAGGCCCAGGTTAAAATTTGtttcgccggcgaggaggaggaggccgagcagGCGGCGTCGCTGGCGTTGGCATCGGTGGACGAATTCACCTCGCAGAAGTGCAGGCAGTACGAGAAATTCATCAAAAGGGAGATCCTGGAGAACTCGAGGCATCTAAAGAACGACTCTTTGAGCATCCGGTGCGACATCGCTGTCATACACGGTTACCGTGGGGTGGACGGCACGACCGCCTTTATTTGCGTGCTCCCATGCGACGTGCGCCAGAACCTTGGAAAGTATATCGAGACCAACAAGCGCACCCACGAGGTGTTTGAGGTCGGTACTGAGATCATCGCCGTGCACTACTGCGTGCTTGTGGCATGCTGGGCCTGCTCGCCGGTGTTGGAAGCCGAGCTCTATGGAGCCATTAAAGAGGACAACACTGCCGCTGCCGGCGTGGTGCACGTAGAAGGCATGGAGGTGGAGGTGTTCAAGGCGCTGCTCGATTTCGCGTACACGGGCCGTCTGCCGCAGACGTCCAAGGAAGACGACGAGGTCATGTGTCAGCGTCTTCTAGTCGCGGCAGACAGGTATGGCATCGTGCAGCTGAAGCTATTGTGCGAGGAGTGGATGTGCAAGTACATAGATGTGGGCACTGCTGCGACCATCCTGGCGCTAGCTGAGCAAAACCACTGTGAGGGGCTCAGAAAGGCATGCTTCGATTTTCTCGCCGCTCCAGGAAACTGA